From Alteromonas sp. RKMC-009, one genomic window encodes:
- the gap gene encoding type I glyceraldehyde-3-phosphate dehydrogenase: MTIRIGINGFGRIGRLVMRAAQKRDDIEVVAINDLLDTDYIAYMLKYDSTHGVFDGEIKVDNNQLIVNGKTIRVTSERNPADLAWNDVNVDVVVESTGLFLTKDTASAHLEAGAKKVVMSAPSKDDTPMFVMGVNHGEYDGQTIVSNASCTTNCLAPLAKVLNDKFGIVDGLMTTVHATTATQKTVDGPSHKDWRGGRGASQNIIPSSTGAAKAVGKVIPALNGKLTGMAFRVPTPNVSVVDLTVNLAKPTTYEAICEAMKEASEGELKGILGYTEDAVVSNDFLGDARTSIFDADAGIALTDTFVKVVSWYDNEWGYSNKVLDLVQHISK; the protein is encoded by the coding sequence ATGACTATTCGCATCGGTATCAATGGTTTTGGACGCATTGGTCGTTTGGTAATGCGCGCTGCACAAAAGCGTGACGACATTGAAGTTGTTGCTATCAACGATCTGCTGGACACAGATTACATCGCTTACATGCTGAAATATGATTCAACCCATGGCGTTTTTGATGGTGAAATAAAGGTAGACAATAACCAGCTGATAGTAAATGGTAAAACTATCCGTGTTACATCAGAAAGAAACCCTGCTGACCTGGCATGGAACGATGTAAACGTTGACGTTGTTGTTGAATCTACAGGTTTGTTCCTGACAAAAGATACTGCTTCAGCTCACCTTGAAGCCGGCGCAAAGAAAGTGGTGATGTCTGCACCATCTAAAGACGACACGCCTATGTTCGTTATGGGTGTTAACCACGGTGAATACGATGGCCAGACTATCGTTTCTAATGCGTCGTGCACCACAAACTGTCTTGCGCCTCTGGCGAAAGTATTGAACGACAAATTCGGTATTGTTGACGGTCTGATGACGACTGTTCACGCGACGACAGCAACACAGAAAACTGTTGACGGTCCTTCTCACAAAGACTGGCGCGGTGGTCGTGGTGCGAGCCAGAACATCATTCCATCTTCTACCGGTGCTGCGAAAGCCGTAGGTAAAGTTATCCCTGCACTGAACGGTAAATTAACCGGCATGGCATTCCGTGTGCCTACTCCGAATGTTTCAGTTGTTGACCTGACAGTAAATCTGGCAAAGCCAACCACTTATGAAGCTATCTGTGAAGCAATGAAGGAAGCGTCTGAAGGTGAACTGAAAGGCATTCTGGGGTACACCGAAGATGCTGTTGTGTCTAATGACTTCCTGGGTGACGCACGCACTTCAATCTTCGATGCAGATGCAGGTATCGCTCTGACTGACACGTTCGTTAAAGTTGTATCCTGGTACGACAACGAATGGGGTTACTCAAATAAAGTACTTGATTTGGTTCAGCATATTTCAAAATAA
- the malQ gene encoding 4-alpha-glucanotransferase, translated as MTNPVLQQLVEMRGIETHYVDAWGKPATISESSQTKLLNALGYDTSNEAAIEQQLSEEARKIWQTPLNPVQVLRQSDTVPFSVRLPIELVTDEYTVALSFEDGQTFVHTFAPVDETLVNVAQLEDVEYHEYGVTLPVQAPTGYHTLSLSVEGDDEPLCSMRVIIAPSACFIPESIAAGKKIWGLSVQLYCVRSQKNWGMGDFSDLVLLTEKAAATGAEFIGLNPIHALYPANPDACSPYGPSSRRWLNYLYLDVTAMPCFDDASVQTIVNDAAFQEKLAAARAADLVDYAAVASLKLPALSALFDVYYNKYLTKNTKQNKAFKAFVEAGGESLDMLAVYDTLQEKLAEEGKPSWGWPVFPEEFREYHKPDVAVFREQNKKRVSFYLFLQWQAALQLQAASDVATNAGMAIGLYRDLAVGVSEGSAEIWGNKDLYCTGASVGAPPDILGPLGQNWGLPPMDPYKLYEQAYQPIIDLFASNMAGSGALRIDHVMALLRLWWVTKGDHAKDGGYVYYPVDDLLAILALESHRNQSLVIGEDLGTVPEEIREKLADNGVHSYRVFFFEQAKDGGFYSPAHYPVQSMSTLTTHDMPTLTGFWHCQDLELGKELGLYPTDEILSVLYHDRHKNKQAILDTLHGHHSISDNISRDVNVTGMTTELNRGMQLHMAAGSSALLSLQLEDWLEMDKPVNVPGTFNEYPNWRRKLSQPLETIFDNQDITNLAAKLTAVRKQASTD; from the coding sequence ATGACAAATCCCGTTTTACAACAGCTGGTTGAGATGCGCGGCATAGAGACCCACTATGTTGATGCGTGGGGCAAACCTGCCACGATTTCAGAATCAAGCCAGACCAAATTACTTAATGCACTGGGTTACGACACCAGCAATGAAGCTGCTATAGAACAACAGCTTTCAGAAGAAGCCAGAAAAATCTGGCAGACTCCGCTCAACCCGGTACAGGTTTTACGCCAATCAGACACCGTTCCGTTTTCTGTACGGTTACCGATAGAGCTGGTAACCGATGAGTATACTGTAGCGCTCTCTTTTGAAGATGGACAGACATTCGTCCACACTTTTGCACCGGTTGACGAAACACTGGTAAATGTCGCCCAGCTGGAAGACGTGGAATATCACGAATACGGTGTCACACTGCCGGTTCAGGCGCCCACGGGTTATCATACACTGAGCTTATCGGTGGAAGGGGATGATGAACCGCTTTGCAGTATGCGGGTTATTATTGCACCTTCAGCCTGCTTCATCCCTGAATCCATTGCTGCCGGTAAAAAGATTTGGGGCCTGAGTGTGCAACTTTACTGTGTACGCAGTCAGAAAAACTGGGGTATGGGCGACTTCTCAGATCTGGTTTTATTAACCGAAAAGGCCGCTGCCACCGGAGCAGAGTTTATCGGTCTGAACCCTATTCATGCGCTGTATCCGGCGAACCCTGATGCCTGCAGCCCTTACGGACCGTCTTCACGTCGCTGGCTGAATTATTTATACCTCGATGTGACTGCCATGCCCTGTTTTGATGACGCCAGTGTGCAGACCATTGTGAATGATGCGGCTTTTCAGGAAAAACTTGCAGCGGCAAGAGCGGCTGACCTGGTTGACTATGCTGCCGTTGCGTCTCTTAAATTGCCTGCACTCTCCGCGTTGTTCGACGTGTACTACAATAAGTACCTGACTAAAAATACAAAACAGAACAAAGCATTTAAAGCGTTCGTGGAAGCCGGTGGTGAAAGCCTTGATATGCTGGCGGTGTACGATACGTTGCAGGAAAAGCTGGCTGAAGAAGGTAAGCCTTCCTGGGGTTGGCCGGTATTTCCTGAGGAATTCCGTGAGTACCACAAACCTGATGTAGCGGTATTCAGAGAACAGAATAAAAAGCGGGTTTCTTTCTACCTGTTCCTGCAATGGCAGGCTGCGTTGCAATTACAGGCCGCCAGTGATGTGGCAACTAATGCCGGCATGGCTATCGGTTTATACCGTGATCTCGCCGTAGGTGTCAGTGAAGGCAGTGCAGAAATTTGGGGTAACAAAGACTTGTACTGTACCGGTGCCTCTGTGGGGGCGCCTCCGGATATTTTAGGGCCACTCGGACAAAACTGGGGGCTGCCACCCATGGACCCTTACAAGCTTTACGAACAGGCCTATCAGCCAATCATAGACTTGTTTGCTTCCAACATGGCCGGTTCCGGTGCTTTGCGTATTGACCATGTTATGGCACTGCTTCGTCTGTGGTGGGTGACTAAAGGTGACCATGCAAAAGACGGTGGTTACGTTTATTATCCTGTCGATGATCTGCTGGCCATTCTGGCACTGGAAAGCCACCGGAATCAGAGCCTCGTGATTGGTGAAGATTTGGGTACAGTACCGGAAGAAATCCGTGAAAAACTGGCGGATAACGGTGTCCATTCGTACCGTGTATTCTTCTTTGAGCAGGCTAAAGATGGCGGTTTTTATTCACCCGCCCATTATCCTGTGCAATCTATGTCGACACTGACAACCCACGATATGCCAACTTTGACCGGCTTCTGGCATTGCCAGGATCTTGAGCTGGGTAAAGAGCTTGGCTTATATCCTACAGATGAAATATTGTCTGTGTTGTATCACGACAGGCATAAAAATAAACAGGCGATACTGGATACCTTGCATGGTCACCATTCCATCAGTGACAACATCAGTCGTGATGTGAATGTGACGGGAATGACTACAGAACTTAACCGCGGTATGCAATTGCATATGGCGGCAGGTTCCAGCGCGTTACTCAGTCTGCAACTTGAAGACTGGTTGGAAATGGATAAGCCTGTTAATGTACCGGGTACGTTTAACGAATATCCTAACTGGCGCAGGAAGTTATCTCAGCCTTTAGAGACTATTTTTGACAATCAGGACATCACTAACCTGGCAGCTAAGCTGACCGCTGTCAGAAAGCAGGCCAGCACAGATTAG